A DNA window from Deltaproteobacteria bacterium contains the following coding sequences:
- a CDS encoding branched-chain amino acid ABC transporter permease: ALGFALLLTVLGILNFTHASIYMVGGYICYQLAVVVGFNQWASLLVSMIIMGLFGFFLERVFFRPFLNDMNRIVVITLALIIILEALINVTVGSYIRRIPSFVPEILRFGGVSISGDRLATFAIGSALLLGVILFIRKTKTGLQMLAISQDMEGAALQGIKIHRIFGVTTAIGCALAAVAGSLMGAILSLSPFMGDQMLIKAIEIVILGGIGSIGGVLVGGLILGAVDAILPLFISGSATDLTGLCIIIVILLIRPQGLFGREV, from the coding sequence GCGCTGGGTTTTGCACTCCTCTTGACCGTCCTGGGAATTCTGAACTTTACCCATGCCTCCATCTACATGGTGGGCGGTTACATCTGCTATCAGCTTGCCGTGGTCGTAGGCTTCAACCAGTGGGCATCCCTCCTGGTCTCGATGATCATCATGGGGCTTTTCGGGTTCTTTCTCGAGAGGGTTTTCTTCCGCCCCTTTCTGAACGACATGAACCGAATTGTGGTGATCACCCTGGCGTTGATCATCATTCTGGAGGCTCTCATCAATGTGACGGTGGGTAGCTACATCCGGCGAATTCCATCGTTTGTCCCGGAAATCCTCAGGTTCGGCGGCGTATCCATCAGCGGAGACCGGTTGGCTACCTTTGCCATTGGTTCAGCACTGCTGCTTGGGGTCATCCTGTTTATACGCAAGACGAAAACCGGACTTCAGATGCTGGCTATTTCTCAGGATATGGAGGGGGCGGCTCTCCAGGGGATCAAGATTCACCGCATTTTCGGAGTGACCACAGCCATTGGCTGCGCCCTGGCCGCTGTGGCAGGAAGCCTCATGGGCGCCATCCTCAGCCTAAGTCCCTTTATGGGGGACCAGATGCTGATAAAAGCCATCGAGATCGTCATCTTGGGAGGAATAGGAAGCATCGGCGGTGTCCTCGTCGGAGGACTGATTCTGGGAGCGGTTGATGCCATTCTGCCATTGTTTATCAGCGGGAGTGCGACGGATTTGACAGGACTCTGTATCATCATTGTCATCTTGCTCATCAGACCTCAGGGACTGTTCGGACGTGAAGTATAA